In the genome of Chryseobacterium sp. 52, the window ATGACTTCCGGTAAATTTTCATCCACAGAAAGATATACCTCACCTCCTAATTGTTCAACTTGCTGTGTTCTGTAATTTTTGGAAAACCTTTCTATTTTTTTTAGCTCGTTGGTATTGTAATCGTAGATTAGACAATTAAATTCTGAAAACTTCTCAAGCTGCTCTTTTAGTATTTCATTATTATTTTCATCAGTGTATTTTATATAAGTATCCGCGTCCATTATGTTTTCTCAATTATTTTTCCCTAAATTTAAGTAAAATTACATCAAATGCAAATAGAAACAAGAGCCCTGAGCCTTCAGGATTATGATGAACTGGTAATAACAATGAAGCGGGCATATCCGCAGATGTCCGAATCTATTTGGTCTAAAAGAAGCATTGAAAAATTGACCAGAATATTCCCCAAAGGTCAGATCTGTATTACTGTAGACGGAAAACTGGCTGCGGTAGCCCTTTCCATTATTGTGAATTATGACGAATTCGGAGACGATCATACCTATGTAGATATTACAGGAAACTATACCTTCAATACCCATCTTTCCACAGGAAATGTCCTTTATGGAATTGAGGTTTTTGTAGATCCTGAGTTTCGTGAACTGCGTCTGGGAAGAAGATTGTATGATGCCAGAAAAGAACTCTGTGAGCTGCTCAATCTGAAGTCTATCATTTTGGGTGGAAGAATCCCCAACTATCATAAATTCAGCGATGAGCTTTCCCCAAGAGAATACATCCGCAGGGTAAGAGACAAGGAAATTTATGATCCTGTACTGTCTTTTCAGCTTTCCAATAACTTTCTTCCCATCAAGATCCTTAAAAAATATCTTCCCGAAGATGAATCATCACTGGAAAATGCCGTTTTGCTCCAATGGAATAACATCTATTACAGCAAAAAGCCCAATACCATGCAGGACAGCATCATCCGTCTGGGACTTGTACAGTGGCAGATGAGGCATTTTAAAAATATCGATGCTTTCTATGAGCAGGTAGAATTCTTTGTGAATGTGATGGGCGACTATAAATCAGACTTTGTTCTGTTCCCTGAACTTTTCAATACGCCTCTGCTGGCACCGTTTAATAAGCTATCAGAAAGAGACAGTATGATAGAATTGGCTAAATTGAGTGAAGAAATCAAAAATAAAATTTCTGAGTTGGCCATCAGCTACAATGTGAATATTATTTCAGGAAGTATGCCCGTTTTTGACCATGAAAGCAATGATTTGTATAACGTAAGCTACCTTCTGCACCGTGACGGCCGCATCGACGAATACCGGAAGGTTCACATCACACCGAATGAAAGAAAATACTACGGTATGAAAGGCGGAAACGAGATCAGAGTTTTTGATACGGACTGCGGGAAAATAGGCCTTGTGATCTGCTACGACGTAGAATTTCCGGAGCTTCCGAGGATTCTCGCAGACCAGGGAATGAAAATTCTTTTCGTTCCTTACCTTACCGATACACAGAATGCGTATATCAGAGTACGCCACTGTGCAGCAGCAAGAGCGATAGAAAACGAATGTTATGTAGCAATTGCAGGCTGTGTAGGAAACCTTCCGGGAGTTAATAATATGGATATCCAGTTTGGGCAGGCTGCCGTATTTACGCCTTCAGACTTTGCATTTCCATCCAACGCTGTAAAGGGAGAAGCCACTCCCAATACGGAAATGACCCTCATTGTAGACGTAGACCTTAATTTGTTAAAAGATCTCCATCATAACGGTTCTGTTCAGGTGATGAATGACCGTAGAAAAGACCTCTACGAAACCTATCTGAGGTAAGAAACACTTGGATTCCGAATAAAAAATATCCTGTCCGTTTGGGCAGGATATTTTATGGAATGCAAAGGAAGATGATCTGGTGGAAAAAGACTTTTTACTAAAAAGGTGCTTTAAAATTGATAGTTTGTATCCAGATCTGCTCCCGGTCTCTGTTTTTTTCAAAGTTTTCCAGCATCAGCTTTTCATCATACTTTATTTTTTTGTTGAAATGCATTTTTCCATTGATAAAGACTTTTATGTTCTTGTCAGGATTCACCATTTCCGGAGAAATATTGATGGATAAAGACTTAATACGGGAGGTTTCAATTTTAAATATATTATCAGCATATTCAGCCTTTATCTTTCCCGATTTTCTTGGAAAATTAAAAGCATTTTTATCCACTTTCTCAACTGTTAAACTGTCATTCTTATCATATTTCAGCCATTTTGATATTTTAAAATTCAAGGTTTTATGCCACGCAGCTTTAGATTGCAGGGTATCGAGTTTTATATCAGACAGCCAGTCAATATTTCCGTATTTCTCATCGTCATATTCCCAGGATATTTCTTTTGGAAATGGATTCCTTTTCCGGTTTTTTAAATCATTGAACACAATTTGATAAGCCGGCTCTGATTCGTTGAACATGGGAAACCAATGCGGAAATCCGTTATACCTTTGCTCCTTATAATCCGCGTTTAACCTTTTCATTAACTGGGTTAAGTTATCATTTGCATTCGGAGGATAATAGTAATCCTGATCCGTAGAGATATTTATAAAAGAACGGTTTTTAATATTTTCAACAAAAGTTCCTCCTGTGAAAACGATAGGATAGGTATTAAATCCATAAAACCCGGCAAATTGTGTAGGCTGTTTCATTAGATATGAAAAAGAACCGGTTGCTCCGTTGGAATGACCGGAAATAAAAACCTTATTATCATCTATATTGATGGCTTTCTTAATTTGCTTCAACATTTCCGGGATCATAAAAAATCCGTCATCAGGCGTCATCCAGTTGTATTTTTTGCCCCCTTTTGGAAAAACCAGAATTACATCATTCAGATTTCCATATTTTGTATAAAATCTGTTCCAACCTTCCAGGTTCTCTTTTTGCATCTGATAATCGCTGAGGGTATTATTACGTACGGCACCATGCAGAAAAAAGAGGAGTGGATATTTATTTTCCGGGCGATAATTTGGGGGCAAATGAACAAGATAGGAAGTTGCTGTGGAATCATTTACTTTAAATAAAATTGAATAATTCTCTCGTTCTTTAGGTAAATAGGGAGCATATTTTTTTATTTTGGAATACAGGACATTCGAATTTTCCTTTCCATCAAAAGAATATTCTTTTATTCTGAAAAATTCATCCTGAGTTTCCTTCAGTTCTTTGTAAAACTGTTCCTTATCCCGTATTGCATTTTTTTTCAGGGCATCCCATCTCGGATCATTCAGTAAATTTTTATATTCACTTTTTGAAGATTCTCCATCAACATAGACCCAGCCGGGATAGCTGTTTTCATCGGCCTTCATTTTTACAAGAGGAGTGAGATATTGAAAAGCTTTGTCATAGTCTTTCAATTCAGAAGCGATCACTGAAGATTTGTAAAGCCCGGTTCCGTCAATACTGTCCGGGTAAATTTTAAAAGCCTCTTCATACATAGCCAGTGCTTTTGCATAGTCAGCTTCATCTTTGGCTTTCCACATCGTTTCCAATGCTTTCTGTGTTAATTTTGAATAATTTTCCTGCCCGTATACAAGCAGTCCTGTCAATAATAAACCCAATATTAAGTAATACCTCATACAATCCGAAATTCAATCAGGCAAAACTATCAAGAAAAATCAGCGAAAAATTGTAAAAATGGAACATTCCGGATTATGACTGCAATAGCCAGAAAGTATCTTGTGAACCTAAGACTGTTCCTTTATCGAAAAAGCTTTTAGGTGAATTCTCTGTAAAATTTTTATAGACTTTGTTAAAGTGCGACTGGTCATTGTAATTGAATTCATGAGCCAGTTCTGTGAAATTTCTTTCGGGATTTTCAAACAGCTTTTCATTGACCGTTTTTCTGAAAAGAACAATTTCATGGAATTTTTTTACGGAAACCCCTAAATGAGACTGAAAATTCCTGTTCAGATGCTGCCTGCTTATGCCTAAAGTAGCGGAAAGTTCTGCCACTGTAAAATTGTCGCACTGACTGAAAATAGACTGAATAGACTGTTCAAGAATAGAATTTTCAAAACATCGGAATCTCTTTTCTAAGCAGCTGTCCAGCAGATTTGTGAAGACTTCAGGATCTTCCGTTGAAAATAATATATTGAGCTCTTGCTTATTGAAAAATTCAAAATTTGTGATATAATCTGCAAAATTCAACTGTCTGTAAAATTGCTGTATTCCCAGAGGATGAAATACAATAACGATTCTATGTACTTCCCCGGACTGTACAATATGCAGTACCTTTTCTCTGATAGGGGTAAAGATCTGCAGGGGTGTTGCAGCTTCATCGAAGACAACGTGCCCTTTTTCTTTCCGGGTATGGGATTTATAAAGAGAAACAGTATTGTTGAAATGAGGGAAACACTGGAATTCATTAATCTCATTATTCGGTTTTATATCCAGATAATAATAGTCAACATAGGATTTGATCAATGAATTTTTAGGTTTGAACGTTTCAAATTTTTCACTCATTTTCTATGTTTTGCATTTTTTCTCATTTCACGTTCAATATATACAATTTAAGGAGACTGATGAACAAAAAATACTTCAGAAGGTCATTTTTATTAATAATTTAAACTGTTTTTGCAAAAACAAGCCGTGACCATTTCACCTGTTCTTTCCTTTTCATCCGGCTGGGCTGGTTTTCAAGACATAAAAGGGTTTTATTGTCATGGCATTTCCTGTATAAAAATAAAAAAGAGCAGATGGTTTCTGCTCTCTATATAAGTGTATTCAAATTTCTACATGAGCTGAGGACATACTACAGCAGGGCAGATTAATCTCGGGCATCTTGGTCTTCCGTCATCAGGGCAACATTTGTTTGAACAGTTGCCAATAATGATAGCGCTTCCTGAAATTCCTTTTAATTGTTCTCTTGAAAGTTTGTGGTTGTGTAGATTTTTCATTTTGTAATATTTTATAGGTTAGTGGTCATTTGATGAATATAAAGATAAAAAAATCCATTAAATAATATTATGGAAATATTTTTTTTATTTGTATTTCTTTTATTATCTGAGTGTTATGAAAATAAACAAATTAAAATCGTTATTTTTTTTTCATGATATTATTGAAATTTACTATCTTCACTGATCAATTTAAATAAAATATAATGACAGGAACAGTAAAATGGTTTAACGAAACAAAAGGTTTTGGTTTTATTACACCAGACGGAGGCGGAAACGATATTTTTTGCCATCATTCAGCCATTCAGTCTTCAGGCCTTAGATCTTTAAAAGAAGGACAGGCAGTAGAATTTGATATTAAAGAAGGTAAAAAAGGACCTGAAGCAGACAATGTTAGAATAGTAGGATAATAACTTATTAAGATATTGTTTAAGTACAGCTGCCATATTATGGCAGCTTTTTTTTATGGATTGAATGAATGTTATGAATATAAAGAGAACTGTATTTTTCGTTTACAGTTTCGTATACCCATCAAATTAAAATAATAATAGGAACAATTTTTGGAGTAATTTGCGCCAACTATCTACAACTATATGTTTGACAAGCAGCAAAGAAAACTGAAAAGATCAGCCAGACTTATTTCCGTACTGAGCAAATACGGATTTAAAGATATGCTGGCAAGAATGAATACGGGAAATAAGCAGGAACCGGTTTCTGATGATCCGGATGAGGTGATTTCTAAAGGGACGGTCTATGAAAGAATCAGACTGGTTCTGGAAGAACTTGGACCTACATTTGTGAAACTTGGTCAGACCTTCAGCAACAGGGAAGATCTTCTTCCTCCTGAACTGATTCAGGAGCTGCAGAAGCTTCAGGATAAAGTGGATATGGTAGATATGGATGTTGAGGAAATTATGGAAAATGAATTCAATATTTCCATAAAAGACCATTTTCTGGAGATCCGGAAAGAACCTTTGGCCACGGCATCCATTGCACAGGTTTATAAAGCGGTTTTGCTGGATGGAAGCGCTGTGATTCTCAAACTAAAGAAAGCTGATGTACAGACCGTTATTGAAGATGATTTACTCCTTATAAAAGACCTCGAAAAATTGGTGTCTGCCTATTCCGAAATAGGAGAAAAGCTCAATCTGAAACAAGCAATTTCCACTTTTGAAAAATCTTTGCTTGAAGAAGTATCACTCATCAACGAAAAAGAAAATATCCTGCATTTTGCCCGGAATTTTAAGAATAATAAAGAAACTTATGTCCCGAAGATTTACGAAGAATTTTCGAACAATAATATTCTTTGTATGGAATTTATCGACGGGATTAAAGTGACGGATAAAGCTGCTCTGTTAGCCCATAATATTGATCCCGTAAAAGTGTCTGAAGCAGGACTGAGGCTGTTTGTTTCTCAGATTCTGGATTACGGATTTTTTCATGCAGATCCCCATGCCGGAAATATTCTTGTGAAAAAGAACGGTAAAATTGTTTTTATCGATTTTGGTGCGGTAGGAAAGATCCAGCCGAATGATAAGGAAATTCTTGAAAACCTGATTGTAAGCTTTGTGGCTAAGAATCCTCATAAGATTGTCCGTTATCTGAAAAAAATGGCTGTCAGTTATGAAATTCCTGATGAAAGACGGTTTGAGAACGATGTGGAAGATATTTTAAACTTTGTTCACAGTTCCTCACTTCAGGATATCAACGTTCAGGTGATCATCAATAAAATGAAAGATATTTTAAAAGATAACAGGCTGCATATGCCGGATTATTTTTATCTTCTGTTTAAAGGAATTAGCCTGATAGAAGGGGTTGGTAGAACTATTAACCCTGATTTGGATATTGTTAAAAGTCTTTATCCGTATACCAGAAAAATAATAACCAAAAAGATCAGTCCAAAGAATCTTGTAAAAACAGGGATGGACAGGATGCTGAATTTCACAGACAATGTAGATGAGATTCCCAAAGAGCTGAGATCTGTTCTTCAGAAGCTGGATGATAATAAATTCACCGTGTCCAGTGAGATTAAAAATATAGAGAAGACCAATCAGCTGATTAAATCAAGTATCATCAATCTAATTTTGGCCATGATTTTGGGTGCTAATATGATCGCTACGGCTATTGTTTTCGTTTCAGAATCCGGACCAAGGATAGGAGAGTTGTCTTTAGTAGCTGTTTTAGGTTTTGTATTTTCGGTGATATTGGTTTTGGTGATTTTACTGAGGGTAACCAGGAAATAAGAGATAAGATGTTAGGGCTTACCTATTTATTATTCAAAAACCGGAACCTAAACCTTGCTTCCAGAAATAACAAAAAAACAATTCTATGAAAAAATTAATTTTAACAACTTTGACTTTTTGCGGTTCATTTTTTATGGCTCAGGAAGCTGCTGATGGTGTATTGGGAGATTTTGACGGCAATGGAACCAAAGAATATGCTTACACAAAAGTGAGCGATTGCAGCGAAGAATGTGACGGAGCATGTGAAACCACCATTTACTTTAGCGATAAAAATATAAAACCATTTATTATTTCACCCGCCAACAGAGGAACTTTATATAATTTGGGAGACCTTAATAATGATGGAAAAGATGAAATAGGGTTTTATCCCAACTGGTGTACCAGTTGCTGGCATCCTTTCTATGTTTATACCTCAGATAAAACGGAATGGAAGCCGTTAGTCCCTTCCATTTCAACACATTGTTCCCAGTGGGAAGAAGATCAGTTTCCCATCAAAAAAGATCCTAAAAAGAAAGGATATGTGATCATTACTTCAAGTAAATGGGAAGATGATGATATTAAAATTAAAAGTACAAGTGTGAAGGTGAAGTGAGTTTCGAGGTAGGAGAGTTTTAGGGGAATGAGTGGAAAGTTAAGTTGCCGGTTACTGGTAAAAAAGATTATCTGCTCTTTATAAGTTCTCATTGAGTGGATAATCCGGTATCTGATACGTCATGTCTGAAATCTGAAATCTCATGTCTGACATCTTGATTCTTGATTCCTGATTCTTAAAAAAATTGGCGGCAGATCGTAATACTGCTGGTTATAAGTCCTGAAATTTGAATTTGAGCAATAATGTCTCACCTATCACATCGCTTCATCCAGTATATAGCTTCTAATTTCCAGCCTCTAAATTTAAATACCTATCTTTGCACCATGGAAAAACTCACTTTTGCGGATTTTGACCTGCCGGTTAAAATTCTTGATGTTTTAGCGGATCTGGAATTATTCGAACCTACGCCTATTCAGGAGAAGAGCTTAGGACCTATACTTTCCGGGAGAGATGTAATGGGGATTGCACAGACCGGAACCGGGAAAACATTAGCCTATCTTCTGCCGGTTCTTAAAACATGGAAATACAACAAAACAGGGAATCCTACCGTTTTGGTTCTTGTTCCTACCAGAGAATTGGTGGTACAGGTAACGGAAATTATTGAGAAACTGACAGAAAATATTACCGCAAGGGTGATTGGAATATATGGTGGAAAGAACATCAATACACAGAAACTTTTGTTTAACAACGGATGTGATATATTGGTAGGAACTCCGGGAAGGGTAATGGACCTTTCTATTGATAATGCTATTTCATTAAGAGAAGTTCAGAAACTGATCATCGATGAGTTTGATGAGATGCTTAACTTAGGTTTCAGGCCGCAGCTGACGCATATTTTCGAAATGATGAAAGCGAAGAGACAGAACATTCTGTTCTCGGCTACGATGACGGAAGCGGTAGATGAAATGCTGGATCAGTATTTTGCAAGTCCTATTGAAATCTCACTGGCAAAATCCGGAACACCCCTTGAAAAAATTGAACAGACTGCTTATAAAGTTGAAAACTTTAACACAAAGATCAACTTACTTGAGCATTTATTGAAAAACAACGAAGACATGTCTAAGGTGTTGATTTTCAATAATAATAAAAAGAATGCTGACCTCTTATTTGCAAAAATTGATGAGCTTTTCCCTGAACAGTTTGATGTAATTCACTCCAACAAGTCTCAGAACTACAGGCTTAAAGCCATGAAAAGATTTGAAAATGAAGAAGTCAGAGGTTTGATTACTACGGATGTAATGGCCAGAGGTCTTGATATTTCAAATATTACCCATGTTATCAATTTTGAGACTCCTGATATTCCTGAACAGTATATTCACAGAATAGGAAGAACGGGTAGAGCAGACAAAGATGGTAAGGCCGTTACTTTTGTGACTAAAAAAGAAGAAACTTTCCTTCTTGACATTGAGCTATTAATGGATAAAGCTTTACATTTTAATGATTTCCCTGCAGAAGTAAAAATAAATCCTAAAAAGATCGCTTCCGAAGAAGATTTAATCGTGATGAAGAATCCGGCACAGGTAAAACTGAATGATGGCGGCGGAGCTTTCCATGAGAAAAAGGATAAGAATAAGAAAGAGAACTGGGGTGGACCTTCAAAAAGAAAAACACCAAAGAAGTTTGGTGCCAACAGAGCCCAGCAGAAATCGATATCAAAATCTAAAAGAAAGAAATAATAAAAAAGCTCCGGTTTTAGACTGCCCCTAAAATTTTGGGGGCAGTCTAAAACCGGAGCTTTTCTTTATTAAAACTGTATATTATTTTTTTTCAGAATTTCTTTAAATTTTTCAGTTTTTCCTTTCTCCTTCATACTTTTATAAATAGATGATATTATAGTCTCTGCATCTGTTCTGTAAGGAGACTTTTGATCATTATAAATTCTATAGGCTTTACAGATATAATCCAGTGCTTTCTCATCGTCTTTAATACCTGAAAAATAGACGTGACCAATTCCGTAATACATTTCAGGATCTCCGGGATATACTTTCTCTAATTCTAAATAAGCATCGATAGCTTTTTGAAAATCTTTCTTGTATATATACACCATTGGAATATTTTGTAAAGGCATTTTTCCTTTAGGATCTATTTCAAGAGATTTTTTGTAGGCATCAATAGCTTTATCATATTCACCGGTTCTTCTGTAATTGATCCCTAAGTTATCCCAGGCGTAAATGAATTTCGGATCCTTTTTTACAGCTTGTTCATTATTTTGAATGGCTTCTTTCCAATCTTCTTTTTTTGAAGCTTCTAAGGCCTTTTGATAAAACTCCAAAGCAATCGGATCTTTTGAAAGTCCTTCGGGTTTAGTTTCTGTTACCTTGGTTGCATTTATTAAACTTGGACAATTTTTCATCAGATAGCGTTCAAGCTCATTATAGCTATCTATATATTGTTGAGAGTCTTTGTCTGTATTAAGAGTAAGATTGATCTGCTTTTTGCCATTTACTTTAGGTGTGTTTTTTTCTAAAGTATCAATACTTCCTATTAATATGCCCATTTGTAATGCGCCCGTTTGTTTGTCAATACAGCCATGTACATCTTTTAAAATGTCTTTTTTATCCCGATTAAATAAACTGATAGAATCTGCACATTTACAGGTAGTATCAGAAAGCTCCTGAATAAGTTTTTGCTTGTCAAAGTTTTTATCTTTTTGTCCAAAAGCTAATGAACAAAGAAGAACAGAAATTAAAATGGTTATTCGTTTTTTTATCATTTTTCTATTATTTCATATAAGGTTTCATCACTTTCGTCCATACTTCATATCCTCCCGGAGTCAGATGAAGCATATCTTCCACGAAAAGATCCCTTCTTACATTTCCATTGGAATCCTCCATGGCTTTAGTAATATCAATGAATTCTGCATTGCGTTCCTTTTTCATGAAAGCAGCGATCTTCTTATTTGTTTCTTTCATCTGTGGCCAAAGATTCTCGCGGCTTGGAGAATATTTTATTGAAATAAAATCAACTTCGATATTGGGAAATCTGCTGCGTATCTTTTTGTAGAACGTTTTAAACCGGTCTACGACTACGCTGGCCTTCAGATCGTGATTGTCAGCGAAATCATTATCACCGCAGTAGATAATAATCTGTTTGGGCTGATAAGGACTTAAAAGATCATCTGCAAAATCATTTAGGTCTGTCATTCTTGAGCCTCCAAACCCTCTGTTGATCATTATTTTATCAGGGAAATAGCTGGAGACATCTGTCCATTTGGTGAAGGAAGAACTTCCTATCAGAAGAATGGCATTTTTAGGAGGGGTGTGCTCCTGATCTGCTTTTTTGAAATTCTGGATGTCCTGCCAGAACATCGGCTTTTTTTCCTGTGAAAAGGATACGGCGAAATACAGCAATAGAAATGCTGAAAGAATCTTCTTCATTGTAATCAATTTTAAAATAGATGATAAATGTAATAAAAAACTCCCGATTTTATCGGGAGTCTGTGTTTATCTTTTGTAGGTAACGTAGATAAGATCGTCCGTACCGTCATCGTTCAGATCAAAGGCGGCAAACAGCTGTGCCAGTTTCAGATCCTGACTTGTAAGAACTTCCACTCTGTACCATCTTTCATTGTCATTATCATTTTTGATGCTTAACAATTTAGACTCTTCAGTGTATGTAAATTTACCCTCAGTTTTTCCACTTACCTGGCATTCTAGGCCTGTTCCGGTATAATAGGTATAGCTGGTAAAATAATCACTTCTGAAGTACAGGGTATTTTTAGCTTCACAGTCAGTAGGAATTTCAGTCTTAAGTACTGTTTTATTGTCTTTTCCGGAGATAGTTTGTATTTTGCTCACCTTCCAGTCTCCGCTCATCATCTCTATTTCATAAGCTTCGAGATTGTCATCTTTACAGGAAGTTAGTGCCAGAGCTGAAAAGGCAAATAAAAGTAGCTGTTTTTTCATTTTCACAAATTTAAGAATATGCTAAAATATAAATAAATTTGAAATATTTATAATGAAATCCTGCTTTTTTAAACGAATGTTTATAAATAACAGGATTTTTTATAATGAACTTGGAAGAGCAAAGCTAAAAGATGAAGATTTTTGGCTTGCGGATAATAAGGTTGTCGTAATTAGTGATCATGGCACCGTTTGAAATTCTGTTCTTCAGATTCGTGTGACATCAAGTGTGAATTTGTAAGAATCAAGAATCAAGATGTTAAACATGAGATTTCAGATTTCAGACATGATGTATCAGACAACGGATGATCTATTCCATGAGAACTTATAAACAACAGACAAACTTTTTTTACCAGCAACCAGCAACCAACAACTCATTTACAAACTTTTACCCCTTCATCCCGGAACTCGTAACCCGAGTCCTAATAACTCATCTCTACAATCTTAAAAGCATCCTGA includes:
- a CDS encoding lipocalin family protein; its protein translation is MKKQLLLFAFSALALTSCKDDNLEAYEIEMMSGDWKVSKIQTISGKDNKTVLKTEIPTDCEAKNTLYFRSDYFTSYTYYTGTGLECQVSGKTEGKFTYTEESKLLSIKNDNDNERWYRVEVLTSQDLKLAQLFAAFDLNDDGTDDLIYVTYKR
- a CDS encoding helix-turn-helix domain-containing protein, with translation MSEKFETFKPKNSLIKSYVDYYYLDIKPNNEINEFQCFPHFNNTVSLYKSHTRKEKGHVVFDEAATPLQIFTPIREKVLHIVQSGEVHRIVIVFHPLGIQQFYRQLNFADYITNFEFFNKQELNILFSTEDPEVFTNLLDSCLEKRFRCFENSILEQSIQSIFSQCDNFTVAELSATLGISRQHLNRNFQSHLGVSVKKFHEIVLFRKTVNEKLFENPERNFTELAHEFNYNDQSHFNKVYKNFTENSPKSFFDKGTVLGSQDTFWLLQS
- a CDS encoding carbon-nitrogen hydrolase family protein; translated protein: MQIETRALSLQDYDELVITMKRAYPQMSESIWSKRSIEKLTRIFPKGQICITVDGKLAAVALSIIVNYDEFGDDHTYVDITGNYTFNTHLSTGNVLYGIEVFVDPEFRELRLGRRLYDARKELCELLNLKSIILGGRIPNYHKFSDELSPREYIRRVRDKEIYDPVLSFQLSNNFLPIKILKKYLPEDESSLENAVLLQWNNIYYSKKPNTMQDSIIRLGLVQWQMRHFKNIDAFYEQVEFFVNVMGDYKSDFVLFPELFNTPLLAPFNKLSERDSMIELAKLSEEIKNKISELAISYNVNIISGSMPVFDHESNDLYNVSYLLHRDGRIDEYRKVHITPNERKYYGMKGGNEIRVFDTDCGKIGLVICYDVEFPELPRILADQGMKILFVPYLTDTQNAYIRVRHCAAARAIENECYVAIAGCVGNLPGVNNMDIQFGQAAVFTPSDFAFPSNAVKGEATPNTEMTLIVDVDLNLLKDLHHNGSVQVMNDRRKDLYETYLR
- a CDS encoding cold-shock protein gives rise to the protein MTGTVKWFNETKGFGFITPDGGGNDIFCHHSAIQSSGLRSLKEGQAVEFDIKEGKKGPEADNVRIVG
- a CDS encoding GDSL-type esterase/lipase family protein; translation: MKKILSAFLLLYFAVSFSQEKKPMFWQDIQNFKKADQEHTPPKNAILLIGSSSFTKWTDVSSYFPDKIMINRGFGGSRMTDLNDFADDLLSPYQPKQIIIYCGDNDFADNHDLKASVVVDRFKTFYKKIRSRFPNIEVDFISIKYSPSRENLWPQMKETNKKIAAFMKKERNAEFIDITKAMEDSNGNVRRDLFVEDMLHLTPGGYEVWTKVMKPYMK
- a CDS encoding tetratricopeptide repeat protein yields the protein MIKKRITILISVLLCSLAFGQKDKNFDKQKLIQELSDTTCKCADSISLFNRDKKDILKDVHGCIDKQTGALQMGILIGSIDTLEKNTPKVNGKKQINLTLNTDKDSQQYIDSYNELERYLMKNCPSLINATKVTETKPEGLSKDPIALEFYQKALEASKKEDWKEAIQNNEQAVKKDPKFIYAWDNLGINYRRTGEYDKAIDAYKKSLEIDPKGKMPLQNIPMVYIYKKDFQKAIDAYLELEKVYPGDPEMYYGIGHVYFSGIKDDEKALDYICKAYRIYNDQKSPYRTDAETIISSIYKSMKEKGKTEKFKEILKKNNIQF
- a CDS encoding DEAD/DEAH box helicase, which encodes MEKLTFADFDLPVKILDVLADLELFEPTPIQEKSLGPILSGRDVMGIAQTGTGKTLAYLLPVLKTWKYNKTGNPTVLVLVPTRELVVQVTEIIEKLTENITARVIGIYGGKNINTQKLLFNNGCDILVGTPGRVMDLSIDNAISLREVQKLIIDEFDEMLNLGFRPQLTHIFEMMKAKRQNILFSATMTEAVDEMLDQYFASPIEISLAKSGTPLEKIEQTAYKVENFNTKINLLEHLLKNNEDMSKVLIFNNNKKNADLLFAKIDELFPEQFDVIHSNKSQNYRLKAMKRFENEEVRGLITTDVMARGLDISNITHVINFETPDIPEQYIHRIGRTGRADKDGKAVTFVTKKEETFLLDIELLMDKALHFNDFPAEVKINPKKIASEEDLIVMKNPAQVKLNDGGGAFHEKKDKNKKENWGGPSKRKTPKKFGANRAQQKSISKSKRKK
- a CDS encoding alpha/beta hydrolase-fold protein, with amino-acid sequence MRYYLILGLLLTGLLVYGQENYSKLTQKALETMWKAKDEADYAKALAMYEEAFKIYPDSIDGTGLYKSSVIASELKDYDKAFQYLTPLVKMKADENSYPGWVYVDGESSKSEYKNLLNDPRWDALKKNAIRDKEQFYKELKETQDEFFRIKEYSFDGKENSNVLYSKIKKYAPYLPKERENYSILFKVNDSTATSYLVHLPPNYRPENKYPLLFFLHGAVRNNTLSDYQMQKENLEGWNRFYTKYGNLNDVILVFPKGGKKYNWMTPDDGFFMIPEMLKQIKKAINIDDNKVFISGHSNGATGSFSYLMKQPTQFAGFYGFNTYPIVFTGGTFVENIKNRSFINISTDQDYYYPPNANDNLTQLMKRLNADYKEQRYNGFPHWFPMFNESEPAYQIVFNDLKNRKRNPFPKEISWEYDDEKYGNIDWLSDIKLDTLQSKAAWHKTLNFKISKWLKYDKNDSLTVEKVDKNAFNFPRKSGKIKAEYADNIFKIETSRIKSLSINISPEMVNPDKNIKVFINGKMHFNKKIKYDEKLMLENFEKNRDREQIWIQTINFKAPF
- a CDS encoding ABC1 kinase family protein, which codes for MFDKQQRKLKRSARLISVLSKYGFKDMLARMNTGNKQEPVSDDPDEVISKGTVYERIRLVLEELGPTFVKLGQTFSNREDLLPPELIQELQKLQDKVDMVDMDVEEIMENEFNISIKDHFLEIRKEPLATASIAQVYKAVLLDGSAVILKLKKADVQTVIEDDLLLIKDLEKLVSAYSEIGEKLNLKQAISTFEKSLLEEVSLINEKENILHFARNFKNNKETYVPKIYEEFSNNNILCMEFIDGIKVTDKAALLAHNIDPVKVSEAGLRLFVSQILDYGFFHADPHAGNILVKKNGKIVFIDFGAVGKIQPNDKEILENLIVSFVAKNPHKIVRYLKKMAVSYEIPDERRFENDVEDILNFVHSSSLQDINVQVIINKMKDILKDNRLHMPDYFYLLFKGISLIEGVGRTINPDLDIVKSLYPYTRKIITKKISPKNLVKTGMDRMLNFTDNVDEIPKELRSVLQKLDDNKFTVSSEIKNIEKTNQLIKSSIINLILAMILGANMIATAIVFVSESGPRIGELSLVAVLGFVFSVILVLVILLRVTRK